Below is a genomic region from Shimia isoporae.
CGGCCATCATCTTCAAGGATCAGGTCACCGTCTTCACCTTTGGGAACAAACGTAATTTCCACCGCCGGATCATCCGTCGGTTCGATATCTTTGTCACCTTTGTCGTTGTTGTCAAAACGAACCCAGTAGCTTTGCCCCATAAGTCCCTCCAGATTTGGCAAAATCTCTCCCGCGCCCCCAAAAGCCGGACAAACTTGGGGCGGATCGAAATCCCGCGAACAGCGGTGGTGGTACTCGCAGCCGTCCCTCAGTCGTGCATGGGAGGCTGCTTCAGTGCGCATGTGGGTAAGCAAAACGCCCGCGTAAAGGGACGCGGGCGCAAATGGCAAAAATTACCAAAAAGTTGACGGATTAGATAAAAAACCGGCGAAAAATGGCCGATTATCCGCGGCGAACGAGCTCATCCTCGGCGTCGCTCAGGGACATGCCAAGCTCTTCCATGCCACTTTCCAGATGATCGCTCAGATGCGGCGACCCCAGAAGGTAATCGGCAGTCGGGACGGTGTTCTCGGTTTTTGCGGTGCGGATTGCCTCTGCCAGTTCATCTGCTGCGAAGGCCTCGCGGCCAACCCACATCACCGCAACAAGACTGGCCTGCTCATCTTCGTTTAGCCGTTCTATGAAGCCGCGCAACTCACCTTCGGCACGATCAAGTTCACGCGACATCAGGACAACCTGTGCAACCTGCCATGGGGAAATCTCAAGCATAATGCCTCTCCGTTCTGGTCGTGATACTTTCAGTCACGCGCAACGCGCCGTCTTTGATGTGGCGCAAATAAATCAATGGGAGCATTTTGCCAGAATTGCCGCCAAGGGCAAGCATTGCGGAATGCGGACAGACCCGACCTCAACTCTCGGGCTTGGTCAGAGGCACCACCTTGTCATCCTCATCAGGCGCAAGTTCCTCGAAATCGAAATTGTCCAACCGGCGCGCGCGACGGCCCGCCTTGTCCGCACTGATCTTGATTTCCGAAATATCCTTGGCGGCTTGCCCGAAATGACGGTCGAGGTTTTCCACTCGCGTCCCCAGACGGTCCACATCCTTGTGCAATAGCCCCAGTTCCTTGCGGATTGCGCCGGCCTGTTCCCGCATCCGCGCATCCTTCAGGATCGCCCGCATGGTGTTGAGCGTGGCCATGCAGGTTGTCGGGGACACAATCCACA
It encodes:
- a CDS encoding DUF3775 domain-containing protein; translated protein: MLEISPWQVAQVVLMSRELDRAEGELRGFIERLNEDEQASLVAVMWVGREAFAADELAEAIRTAKTENTVPTADYLLGSPHLSDHLESGMEELGMSLSDAEDELVRRG